One Salvia splendens isolate huo1 chromosome 12, SspV2, whole genome shotgun sequence genomic window carries:
- the LOC121758673 gene encoding protein LNK2-like isoform X4 has protein sequence MFDWNDEELTNIIWGEAGESDDHIVPYPDQVEEKPSILFGDPPKKEKNPHTSNTSPSEVKNPPTAHEHEVELDSNCSNDTGDPTTEVDHTSWSDCPNPSSSNVPKAEQDTAGDIASENITKSSERGSLIEETSQFKKDSEIFENPPEDGEQGDFVDYGWANIGSFDDLDRIFSNQDPLFGNMSTGNDDELWSPSKDVTSSPLGTTPLSGDSTDSPFGTLRSAINQSEVKAEYMPDTSQALGYEKLNEITSHAPQDVQSPSTSRIIQARLAQHNDRNAATPTNFPGKGNRQKRSLKGQKLDNKNEVRNLRNLSGTWSSGSTLQQVNGQCVPSVINPGPPLVLTQHSSLLRPELFQQNYLPRAPLGTPLYGSMNHHPMTSIFPQFHPGDENHDLMSSSYEAPPSSSNSIKNSDDAAGKPPAMTPREKIEKLRRRQQMRAILAIQKQQLRFGNQVSVSEISGMEGGEVEVNESLGSFPSLEPSSPGEQYYSNTISPTFDNFSVEESVLYQLQDIIAKLDNKIRLCIRDSLSRLAQSALQRQNHNDTSSTCTSSRDEVLGNKDLVGHDRFSRTADAETDTNPIDRVVAHLLFHRPLDFSGKPSDAPDSPLSPNLPFEKKANPTVSLTKGRFAESFGNTQIISPQGSKSAGTFSESDQSKNFPAFVTYETVSNTENTGVQAKVETSN, from the exons ATGTTTGATTGGAACGACGAGGAG TTAACAAACATCATATGGGGTGAGGCTGGGGAAAGTGATGATCATATTGTTCCATATCCTGACCAAGTCGAGGAGAAACCTTCAATTTTATTTGGAGACCCCcctaagaaagaaaaaaatccgCATACTTCAAATACTAGCCCCTCTGAAGTGAAAAATCCTCCCACCGCACATGAACATGAGGTTGAACTAGACAGTAATTGCAGTAATGATACTGGTGATCCCACAACAGAAGTTGATCATACGTCATGGTCTGATTGCCCTAATCCATCATCATCAAATGTTCCAAAAGCTGAACAGGATACTGCAGGTGACATTGCATCAGAAAACATAACAAAGAGTTCAGAACGTGGCTCCTTAATAG AGGAGACATCTCAATTCAAGAAAGATTCTGAAATATTTGAAAATCCCCCAGAAGATGGAGAACAAGGTGACTTTGTTGACTATGGCTGGGCCAATATTGGAAGTTTTGATGATTTGGATAGGATATTTAG TAATCAAGATCCATTATTTGGGAATATGAGCACTGGAAACGATGATGAGCTATGGTCCCCTTCCAAAGATGTAACCAGCAGCCCTCTGGGCACTACTCCTTTATCTGGAGATTCCACTGATTCTCCATTTGGAACATTAAGATCCGCAATCAATCAATCTGAGGTTAAGGCTGAATACATGCCAGATACCAGCCAGGCGCTCGGGTACGAAAAACTCAACGAGATCACATCTCATGCTCCACAAGATGTACAG TCTCCATCAACGAGTCGGATTATCCAAGCACGCCTAGCACAACATAATGATAGAAATGCCgctacccctactaacttccCAGGAAAA GGTAACCGGCAAAAGAGGTCACTGAAGGGTCAAAAGTTGGACAACAAGAATGAAGTCAGAAACCTTCGTAACTTAAGTGGCACATGGTCCTCTGGAAGCACGTTGCAACAAGTTAATGGCCAGTGTGTACCATCAGTGATCAACCCAGGTCCACCTTTGGTGCTAACTCAGCATAGCTCACTTCTGAGGCCTGAGCTGTTCCAACAAAATTATTTACCACGTGCACCTTTAGGTACTCCTTTGTATGGGAGTATGAATCACCATCCTATGACTTCTATCTTTCCACAGTTTCATCCTGGGGATGAAAACCATGATTTAATGTCTTCTAGCTATGAAGCCCCTCCTTCCAGTTCAAATTCAATAAAGAATTCAGACGATGCTGCAGGGAAGCCTCCAGCAATGACACCaagagaaaaaattgaaaagttaagGAGGCGGCAGCAAATGAGAGCAATACTGGCTATTCAGAAACAGCAGCTGCGATTTGGTAACCAGGTATCAGTTTCTGAAATTTCTGGCATGGAAGGAGGGGAAGTCGAGGTTAATGAAAGTCTTGGGTCTTTTCCTTCCCTTGAACCAAGCTCGCCTGGCGAACAGTATTATTCAAATACAATCAGCCCAACCTTTGATAATTTCTCAGTGGAGGAATCAGTGCTCTATCAGCTTCAAGATATCATAGCTAAA TTGGACAATAAGATAAGACTTTGCATCCGAGACAGCTTGTCTCGACTTGCCCAAAGTGCTTTGCAGAGGCAAAACCATAATGATACAAGCAGTACCTGCACAAGCAGCAGAGATGAAGTTCTCGGTAACAAAGATTTGGTTGGCCATGATAG GTTTTCTAGAACAGCTGATGCGGAGACGGATACAAATCCAATAGACCGGGTGGTGGCGCATTTGCTCTTCCACAGGCCACTTGACTTTTCTGGAAAACCTTCTGATGCACCTGACTCACCTTTGTCCCCCAACCTACCATTTGAAAAGAAAGCAAATCCGACAGTGAGCTTAACCAAGGGTCGTTTTGCTGAGAGCTTTGGGAACACTCAGATTATATCTCCACAGGGATCAAAATCAGCAGGCACATTTTCTGAAAGCGACCAGTCCAAAAACTTTCCCGCGTTTGTCACTTATGAGACTGTGTCGAACACTGAAAATACCGGGGTACAGGCAAAGGTTGAAACCTCCAACTGA
- the LOC121758673 gene encoding protein LNK2-like isoform X2, with the protein MFDWNDEELTNIIWGEAGESDDHIVPYPDQVEEKPSILFGDPPKKEKNPHTSNTSPSEVKNPPTAHEHEVELDSNCSNDTGDPTTEVDHTSWSDCPNPSSSNVPKAEQDTAGDIASENITKSSERGSLIEETSQFKKDSEIFENPPEDGEQGDFVDYGWANIGSFDDLDRIFSNQDPLFGNMSTGNDDELWSPSKDVTSSPLGTTPLSGDSTDSPFGTLRSAINQSEVKAEYMPDTSQALGYEKLNEITSHAPQDVQASLDIIEHFGGKNNLLGKQKSPSTSRIIQARLAQHNDRNAATPTNFPGKGNRQKRSLKGQKLDNKNEVRNLRNLSGTWSSGSTLQQVNGQCVPSVINPGPPLVLTQHSSLLRPELFQQNYLPRAPLGTPLYGSMNHHPMTSIFPQFHPGDENHDLMSSSYEAPPSSSNSIKNSDDAAGKPPAMTPREKIEKLRRRQQMRAILAIQKQQLRFGNQVSVSEISGMEGGEVEVNESLGSFPSLEPSSPGEQYYSNTISPTFDNFSVEESVLYQLQDIIAKLDNKIRLCIRDSLSRLAQSALQRQNHNDTSSTCTSSRDEVLGNKDLVGHDRFSRTADAETDTNPIDRVVAHLLFHRPLDFSGKPSDAPDSPLSPNLPFEKKANPTVSLTKGRFAESFGNTQIISPQGSKSAGTFSESDQSKNFPAFVTYETVSNTENTGVQAKVETSN; encoded by the exons ATGTTTGATTGGAACGACGAGGAG TTAACAAACATCATATGGGGTGAGGCTGGGGAAAGTGATGATCATATTGTTCCATATCCTGACCAAGTCGAGGAGAAACCTTCAATTTTATTTGGAGACCCCcctaagaaagaaaaaaatccgCATACTTCAAATACTAGCCCCTCTGAAGTGAAAAATCCTCCCACCGCACATGAACATGAGGTTGAACTAGACAGTAATTGCAGTAATGATACTGGTGATCCCACAACAGAAGTTGATCATACGTCATGGTCTGATTGCCCTAATCCATCATCATCAAATGTTCCAAAAGCTGAACAGGATACTGCAGGTGACATTGCATCAGAAAACATAACAAAGAGTTCAGAACGTGGCTCCTTAATAG AGGAGACATCTCAATTCAAGAAAGATTCTGAAATATTTGAAAATCCCCCAGAAGATGGAGAACAAGGTGACTTTGTTGACTATGGCTGGGCCAATATTGGAAGTTTTGATGATTTGGATAGGATATTTAG TAATCAAGATCCATTATTTGGGAATATGAGCACTGGAAACGATGATGAGCTATGGTCCCCTTCCAAAGATGTAACCAGCAGCCCTCTGGGCACTACTCCTTTATCTGGAGATTCCACTGATTCTCCATTTGGAACATTAAGATCCGCAATCAATCAATCTGAGGTTAAGGCTGAATACATGCCAGATACCAGCCAGGCGCTCGGGTACGAAAAACTCAACGAGATCACATCTCATGCTCCACAAGATGTACAGGCAAGCTTAGATATTATTGAACATTTCGGAGGTAAAAATAACCTATTAGGGAAACAAAAG TCTCCATCAACGAGTCGGATTATCCAAGCACGCCTAGCACAACATAATGATAGAAATGCCgctacccctactaacttccCAGGAAAA GGTAACCGGCAAAAGAGGTCACTGAAGGGTCAAAAGTTGGACAACAAGAATGAAGTCAGAAACCTTCGTAACTTAAGTGGCACATGGTCCTCTGGAAGCACGTTGCAACAAGTTAATGGCCAGTGTGTACCATCAGTGATCAACCCAGGTCCACCTTTGGTGCTAACTCAGCATAGCTCACTTCTGAGGCCTGAGCTGTTCCAACAAAATTATTTACCACGTGCACCTTTAGGTACTCCTTTGTATGGGAGTATGAATCACCATCCTATGACTTCTATCTTTCCACAGTTTCATCCTGGGGATGAAAACCATGATTTAATGTCTTCTAGCTATGAAGCCCCTCCTTCCAGTTCAAATTCAATAAAGAATTCAGACGATGCTGCAGGGAAGCCTCCAGCAATGACACCaagagaaaaaattgaaaagttaagGAGGCGGCAGCAAATGAGAGCAATACTGGCTATTCAGAAACAGCAGCTGCGATTTGGTAACCAGGTATCAGTTTCTGAAATTTCTGGCATGGAAGGAGGGGAAGTCGAGGTTAATGAAAGTCTTGGGTCTTTTCCTTCCCTTGAACCAAGCTCGCCTGGCGAACAGTATTATTCAAATACAATCAGCCCAACCTTTGATAATTTCTCAGTGGAGGAATCAGTGCTCTATCAGCTTCAAGATATCATAGCTAAA TTGGACAATAAGATAAGACTTTGCATCCGAGACAGCTTGTCTCGACTTGCCCAAAGTGCTTTGCAGAGGCAAAACCATAATGATACAAGCAGTACCTGCACAAGCAGCAGAGATGAAGTTCTCGGTAACAAAGATTTGGTTGGCCATGATAG GTTTTCTAGAACAGCTGATGCGGAGACGGATACAAATCCAATAGACCGGGTGGTGGCGCATTTGCTCTTCCACAGGCCACTTGACTTTTCTGGAAAACCTTCTGATGCACCTGACTCACCTTTGTCCCCCAACCTACCATTTGAAAAGAAAGCAAATCCGACAGTGAGCTTAACCAAGGGTCGTTTTGCTGAGAGCTTTGGGAACACTCAGATTATATCTCCACAGGGATCAAAATCAGCAGGCACATTTTCTGAAAGCGACCAGTCCAAAAACTTTCCCGCGTTTGTCACTTATGAGACTGTGTCGAACACTGAAAATACCGGGGTACAGGCAAAGGTTGAAACCTCCAACTGA
- the LOC121758673 gene encoding protein LNK2-like isoform X1 produces the protein MFDWNDEELTNIIWGEAGESDDHIVPYPDQVEEKPSILFGDPPKKEKNPHTSNTSPSEVKNPPTAHEHEVELDSNCSNDTGDPTTEVDHTSWSDCPNPSSSNVPKAEQDTAGDIASENITKSSERGSLIEETSQFKKDSEIFENPPEDGEQGDFVDYGWANIGSFDDLDRIFSNQDPLFGNMSTGNDDELWSPSKDVTSSPLGTTPLSGDSTDSPFGTLRSAINQSEVKAEYMPDTSQALGYEKLNEITSHAPQDVQASLDIIEHFGGKNNLLGKQKSPSTSRIIQARLAQHNDRNAATPTNFPGKLFLHVQGNRQKRSLKGQKLDNKNEVRNLRNLSGTWSSGSTLQQVNGQCVPSVINPGPPLVLTQHSSLLRPELFQQNYLPRAPLGTPLYGSMNHHPMTSIFPQFHPGDENHDLMSSSYEAPPSSSNSIKNSDDAAGKPPAMTPREKIEKLRRRQQMRAILAIQKQQLRFGNQVSVSEISGMEGGEVEVNESLGSFPSLEPSSPGEQYYSNTISPTFDNFSVEESVLYQLQDIIAKLDNKIRLCIRDSLSRLAQSALQRQNHNDTSSTCTSSRDEVLGNKDLVGHDRFSRTADAETDTNPIDRVVAHLLFHRPLDFSGKPSDAPDSPLSPNLPFEKKANPTVSLTKGRFAESFGNTQIISPQGSKSAGTFSESDQSKNFPAFVTYETVSNTENTGVQAKVETSN, from the exons ATGTTTGATTGGAACGACGAGGAG TTAACAAACATCATATGGGGTGAGGCTGGGGAAAGTGATGATCATATTGTTCCATATCCTGACCAAGTCGAGGAGAAACCTTCAATTTTATTTGGAGACCCCcctaagaaagaaaaaaatccgCATACTTCAAATACTAGCCCCTCTGAAGTGAAAAATCCTCCCACCGCACATGAACATGAGGTTGAACTAGACAGTAATTGCAGTAATGATACTGGTGATCCCACAACAGAAGTTGATCATACGTCATGGTCTGATTGCCCTAATCCATCATCATCAAATGTTCCAAAAGCTGAACAGGATACTGCAGGTGACATTGCATCAGAAAACATAACAAAGAGTTCAGAACGTGGCTCCTTAATAG AGGAGACATCTCAATTCAAGAAAGATTCTGAAATATTTGAAAATCCCCCAGAAGATGGAGAACAAGGTGACTTTGTTGACTATGGCTGGGCCAATATTGGAAGTTTTGATGATTTGGATAGGATATTTAG TAATCAAGATCCATTATTTGGGAATATGAGCACTGGAAACGATGATGAGCTATGGTCCCCTTCCAAAGATGTAACCAGCAGCCCTCTGGGCACTACTCCTTTATCTGGAGATTCCACTGATTCTCCATTTGGAACATTAAGATCCGCAATCAATCAATCTGAGGTTAAGGCTGAATACATGCCAGATACCAGCCAGGCGCTCGGGTACGAAAAACTCAACGAGATCACATCTCATGCTCCACAAGATGTACAGGCAAGCTTAGATATTATTGAACATTTCGGAGGTAAAAATAACCTATTAGGGAAACAAAAG TCTCCATCAACGAGTCGGATTATCCAAGCACGCCTAGCACAACATAATGATAGAAATGCCgctacccctactaacttccCAGGAAAA TTGTTTTTGCATGTTCAGGGTAACCGGCAAAAGAGGTCACTGAAGGGTCAAAAGTTGGACAACAAGAATGAAGTCAGAAACCTTCGTAACTTAAGTGGCACATGGTCCTCTGGAAGCACGTTGCAACAAGTTAATGGCCAGTGTGTACCATCAGTGATCAACCCAGGTCCACCTTTGGTGCTAACTCAGCATAGCTCACTTCTGAGGCCTGAGCTGTTCCAACAAAATTATTTACCACGTGCACCTTTAGGTACTCCTTTGTATGGGAGTATGAATCACCATCCTATGACTTCTATCTTTCCACAGTTTCATCCTGGGGATGAAAACCATGATTTAATGTCTTCTAGCTATGAAGCCCCTCCTTCCAGTTCAAATTCAATAAAGAATTCAGACGATGCTGCAGGGAAGCCTCCAGCAATGACACCaagagaaaaaattgaaaagttaagGAGGCGGCAGCAAATGAGAGCAATACTGGCTATTCAGAAACAGCAGCTGCGATTTGGTAACCAGGTATCAGTTTCTGAAATTTCTGGCATGGAAGGAGGGGAAGTCGAGGTTAATGAAAGTCTTGGGTCTTTTCCTTCCCTTGAACCAAGCTCGCCTGGCGAACAGTATTATTCAAATACAATCAGCCCAACCTTTGATAATTTCTCAGTGGAGGAATCAGTGCTCTATCAGCTTCAAGATATCATAGCTAAA TTGGACAATAAGATAAGACTTTGCATCCGAGACAGCTTGTCTCGACTTGCCCAAAGTGCTTTGCAGAGGCAAAACCATAATGATACAAGCAGTACCTGCACAAGCAGCAGAGATGAAGTTCTCGGTAACAAAGATTTGGTTGGCCATGATAG GTTTTCTAGAACAGCTGATGCGGAGACGGATACAAATCCAATAGACCGGGTGGTGGCGCATTTGCTCTTCCACAGGCCACTTGACTTTTCTGGAAAACCTTCTGATGCACCTGACTCACCTTTGTCCCCCAACCTACCATTTGAAAAGAAAGCAAATCCGACAGTGAGCTTAACCAAGGGTCGTTTTGCTGAGAGCTTTGGGAACACTCAGATTATATCTCCACAGGGATCAAAATCAGCAGGCACATTTTCTGAAAGCGACCAGTCCAAAAACTTTCCCGCGTTTGTCACTTATGAGACTGTGTCGAACACTGAAAATACCGGGGTACAGGCAAAGGTTGAAACCTCCAACTGA
- the LOC121758673 gene encoding protein LNK2-like isoform X3 gives MFDWNDEELTNIIWGEAGESDDHIVPYPDQVEEKPSILFGDPPKKEKNPHTSNTSPSEVKNPPTAHEHEVELDSNCSNDTGDPTTEVDHTSWSDCPNPSSSNVPKAEQDTAGDIASENITKSSERGSLIEETSQFKKDSEIFENPPEDGEQGDFVDYGWANIGSFDDLDRIFSNQDPLFGNMSTGNDDELWSPSKDVTSSPLGTTPLSGDSTDSPFGTLRSAINQSEVKAEYMPDTSQALGYEKLNEITSHAPQDVQSPSTSRIIQARLAQHNDRNAATPTNFPGKLFLHVQGNRQKRSLKGQKLDNKNEVRNLRNLSGTWSSGSTLQQVNGQCVPSVINPGPPLVLTQHSSLLRPELFQQNYLPRAPLGTPLYGSMNHHPMTSIFPQFHPGDENHDLMSSSYEAPPSSSNSIKNSDDAAGKPPAMTPREKIEKLRRRQQMRAILAIQKQQLRFGNQVSVSEISGMEGGEVEVNESLGSFPSLEPSSPGEQYYSNTISPTFDNFSVEESVLYQLQDIIAKLDNKIRLCIRDSLSRLAQSALQRQNHNDTSSTCTSSRDEVLGNKDLVGHDRFSRTADAETDTNPIDRVVAHLLFHRPLDFSGKPSDAPDSPLSPNLPFEKKANPTVSLTKGRFAESFGNTQIISPQGSKSAGTFSESDQSKNFPAFVTYETVSNTENTGVQAKVETSN, from the exons ATGTTTGATTGGAACGACGAGGAG TTAACAAACATCATATGGGGTGAGGCTGGGGAAAGTGATGATCATATTGTTCCATATCCTGACCAAGTCGAGGAGAAACCTTCAATTTTATTTGGAGACCCCcctaagaaagaaaaaaatccgCATACTTCAAATACTAGCCCCTCTGAAGTGAAAAATCCTCCCACCGCACATGAACATGAGGTTGAACTAGACAGTAATTGCAGTAATGATACTGGTGATCCCACAACAGAAGTTGATCATACGTCATGGTCTGATTGCCCTAATCCATCATCATCAAATGTTCCAAAAGCTGAACAGGATACTGCAGGTGACATTGCATCAGAAAACATAACAAAGAGTTCAGAACGTGGCTCCTTAATAG AGGAGACATCTCAATTCAAGAAAGATTCTGAAATATTTGAAAATCCCCCAGAAGATGGAGAACAAGGTGACTTTGTTGACTATGGCTGGGCCAATATTGGAAGTTTTGATGATTTGGATAGGATATTTAG TAATCAAGATCCATTATTTGGGAATATGAGCACTGGAAACGATGATGAGCTATGGTCCCCTTCCAAAGATGTAACCAGCAGCCCTCTGGGCACTACTCCTTTATCTGGAGATTCCACTGATTCTCCATTTGGAACATTAAGATCCGCAATCAATCAATCTGAGGTTAAGGCTGAATACATGCCAGATACCAGCCAGGCGCTCGGGTACGAAAAACTCAACGAGATCACATCTCATGCTCCACAAGATGTACAG TCTCCATCAACGAGTCGGATTATCCAAGCACGCCTAGCACAACATAATGATAGAAATGCCgctacccctactaacttccCAGGAAAA TTGTTTTTGCATGTTCAGGGTAACCGGCAAAAGAGGTCACTGAAGGGTCAAAAGTTGGACAACAAGAATGAAGTCAGAAACCTTCGTAACTTAAGTGGCACATGGTCCTCTGGAAGCACGTTGCAACAAGTTAATGGCCAGTGTGTACCATCAGTGATCAACCCAGGTCCACCTTTGGTGCTAACTCAGCATAGCTCACTTCTGAGGCCTGAGCTGTTCCAACAAAATTATTTACCACGTGCACCTTTAGGTACTCCTTTGTATGGGAGTATGAATCACCATCCTATGACTTCTATCTTTCCACAGTTTCATCCTGGGGATGAAAACCATGATTTAATGTCTTCTAGCTATGAAGCCCCTCCTTCCAGTTCAAATTCAATAAAGAATTCAGACGATGCTGCAGGGAAGCCTCCAGCAATGACACCaagagaaaaaattgaaaagttaagGAGGCGGCAGCAAATGAGAGCAATACTGGCTATTCAGAAACAGCAGCTGCGATTTGGTAACCAGGTATCAGTTTCTGAAATTTCTGGCATGGAAGGAGGGGAAGTCGAGGTTAATGAAAGTCTTGGGTCTTTTCCTTCCCTTGAACCAAGCTCGCCTGGCGAACAGTATTATTCAAATACAATCAGCCCAACCTTTGATAATTTCTCAGTGGAGGAATCAGTGCTCTATCAGCTTCAAGATATCATAGCTAAA TTGGACAATAAGATAAGACTTTGCATCCGAGACAGCTTGTCTCGACTTGCCCAAAGTGCTTTGCAGAGGCAAAACCATAATGATACAAGCAGTACCTGCACAAGCAGCAGAGATGAAGTTCTCGGTAACAAAGATTTGGTTGGCCATGATAG GTTTTCTAGAACAGCTGATGCGGAGACGGATACAAATCCAATAGACCGGGTGGTGGCGCATTTGCTCTTCCACAGGCCACTTGACTTTTCTGGAAAACCTTCTGATGCACCTGACTCACCTTTGTCCCCCAACCTACCATTTGAAAAGAAAGCAAATCCGACAGTGAGCTTAACCAAGGGTCGTTTTGCTGAGAGCTTTGGGAACACTCAGATTATATCTCCACAGGGATCAAAATCAGCAGGCACATTTTCTGAAAGCGACCAGTCCAAAAACTTTCCCGCGTTTGTCACTTATGAGACTGTGTCGAACACTGAAAATACCGGGGTACAGGCAAAGGTTGAAACCTCCAACTGA
- the LOC121758673 gene encoding protein LNK2-like isoform X5 — MENKVTLLTMAGPILEVLMIWIGYLVIFCSNQDPLFGNMSTGNDDELWSPSKDVTSSPLGTTPLSGDSTDSPFGTLRSAINQSEVKAEYMPDTSQALGYEKLNEITSHAPQDVQASLDIIEHFGGKNNLLGKQKSPSTSRIIQARLAQHNDRNAATPTNFPGKLFLHVQGNRQKRSLKGQKLDNKNEVRNLRNLSGTWSSGSTLQQVNGQCVPSVINPGPPLVLTQHSSLLRPELFQQNYLPRAPLGTPLYGSMNHHPMTSIFPQFHPGDENHDLMSSSYEAPPSSSNSIKNSDDAAGKPPAMTPREKIEKLRRRQQMRAILAIQKQQLRFGNQVSVSEISGMEGGEVEVNESLGSFPSLEPSSPGEQYYSNTISPTFDNFSVEESVLYQLQDIIAKLDNKIRLCIRDSLSRLAQSALQRQNHNDTSSTCTSSRDEVLGNKDLVGHDRFSRTADAETDTNPIDRVVAHLLFHRPLDFSGKPSDAPDSPLSPNLPFEKKANPTVSLTKGRFAESFGNTQIISPQGSKSAGTFSESDQSKNFPAFVTYETVSNTENTGVQAKVETSN; from the exons ATGGAGAACAAGGTGACTTTGTTGACTATGGCTGGGCCAATATTGGAAGTTTTGATGATTTGGATAGGATATTTAG TGATATTTTGCAGTAATCAAGATCCATTATTTGGGAATATGAGCACTGGAAACGATGATGAGCTATGGTCCCCTTCCAAAGATGTAACCAGCAGCCCTCTGGGCACTACTCCTTTATCTGGAGATTCCACTGATTCTCCATTTGGAACATTAAGATCCGCAATCAATCAATCTGAGGTTAAGGCTGAATACATGCCAGATACCAGCCAGGCGCTCGGGTACGAAAAACTCAACGAGATCACATCTCATGCTCCACAAGATGTACAGGCAAGCTTAGATATTATTGAACATTTCGGAGGTAAAAATAACCTATTAGGGAAACAAAAG TCTCCATCAACGAGTCGGATTATCCAAGCACGCCTAGCACAACATAATGATAGAAATGCCgctacccctactaacttccCAGGAAAA TTGTTTTTGCATGTTCAGGGTAACCGGCAAAAGAGGTCACTGAAGGGTCAAAAGTTGGACAACAAGAATGAAGTCAGAAACCTTCGTAACTTAAGTGGCACATGGTCCTCTGGAAGCACGTTGCAACAAGTTAATGGCCAGTGTGTACCATCAGTGATCAACCCAGGTCCACCTTTGGTGCTAACTCAGCATAGCTCACTTCTGAGGCCTGAGCTGTTCCAACAAAATTATTTACCACGTGCACCTTTAGGTACTCCTTTGTATGGGAGTATGAATCACCATCCTATGACTTCTATCTTTCCACAGTTTCATCCTGGGGATGAAAACCATGATTTAATGTCTTCTAGCTATGAAGCCCCTCCTTCCAGTTCAAATTCAATAAAGAATTCAGACGATGCTGCAGGGAAGCCTCCAGCAATGACACCaagagaaaaaattgaaaagttaagGAGGCGGCAGCAAATGAGAGCAATACTGGCTATTCAGAAACAGCAGCTGCGATTTGGTAACCAGGTATCAGTTTCTGAAATTTCTGGCATGGAAGGAGGGGAAGTCGAGGTTAATGAAAGTCTTGGGTCTTTTCCTTCCCTTGAACCAAGCTCGCCTGGCGAACAGTATTATTCAAATACAATCAGCCCAACCTTTGATAATTTCTCAGTGGAGGAATCAGTGCTCTATCAGCTTCAAGATATCATAGCTAAA TTGGACAATAAGATAAGACTTTGCATCCGAGACAGCTTGTCTCGACTTGCCCAAAGTGCTTTGCAGAGGCAAAACCATAATGATACAAGCAGTACCTGCACAAGCAGCAGAGATGAAGTTCTCGGTAACAAAGATTTGGTTGGCCATGATAG GTTTTCTAGAACAGCTGATGCGGAGACGGATACAAATCCAATAGACCGGGTGGTGGCGCATTTGCTCTTCCACAGGCCACTTGACTTTTCTGGAAAACCTTCTGATGCACCTGACTCACCTTTGTCCCCCAACCTACCATTTGAAAAGAAAGCAAATCCGACAGTGAGCTTAACCAAGGGTCGTTTTGCTGAGAGCTTTGGGAACACTCAGATTATATCTCCACAGGGATCAAAATCAGCAGGCACATTTTCTGAAAGCGACCAGTCCAAAAACTTTCCCGCGTTTGTCACTTATGAGACTGTGTCGAACACTGAAAATACCGGGGTACAGGCAAAGGTTGAAACCTCCAACTGA